A region of Vigna radiata var. radiata cultivar VC1973A chromosome 10, Vradiata_ver6, whole genome shotgun sequence DNA encodes the following proteins:
- the LOC106775966 gene encoding eukaryotic translation initiation factor 3 subunit D produces the protein MGKAFDVGAVPFNSDGWGPPETAAAGGSSNLPLNVPFAPFSRSDKLGRIADWTRNFNNPTRSKNPADSVFDFTNDDSFPASADDDASFRLVDGKPPPRPKFGPKWRFQQQRQLPQRRDEEVEARKREQEKERARRDRLYHMNRSNPNAPRREAAVFKSSVDIQPEWNMHDQIPFSTFSKLSFTVPEPEDLLLCGALEYYDRTYDRITPKNERRLERFKNRNFFKVTTTDDPVIRRLANEDKATVFATDTILSTLMCAPRSVYSWDIVVQRVGNKLFFDKRDGSQLDLLSVHETSQEPLPEAKDDINSAHSLSVEAAYINQNFSQQVLIRDGNKVIFDEANPFANEGEEVASVAYRYRRWKLDDDMYLVARCEVHSVVDVNKQRSFLTLNALNEFDPKYSGVDWRQKLETQRGAVLATELKNNANKLAKWTAQALLASADMMKLGYVSRIHPRDHFNHVILAVVGYKPRDFAAQINLNTANMWGIVKSIVDLCMKLNEGKYVLVKDPSKPQVRIYEVPADAFENDYVEEPLPEDEQAQPPAEGTEEAETGTTNDVEDKQIDVQA, from the coding sequence ATGGGAAAAGCCTTCGACGTGGGAGCCGTTCCGTTCAACTCCGACGGGTGGGGACCACCGGAAACAGCGGCCGCCGGCGGTAGCAGCAACCTTCCTCTCAACGTCCCCTTCGCCCCCTTCTCCCGTTCTGACAAATTGGGCCGCATCGCGGACTGGACCCGCAATTTCAACAACCCGACCCGCTCCAAGAACCCCGCTGATTCCGTCTTCGACTTCACCAACGATGACTCTTTCCCGGCCTCCGCTGATGACGACGCCTCATTCCGCCTCGTCGATGGCAAGCCTCCACCGCGCCCCAAATTCGGCCCTAAGTGGCGTTTCCAGCAGCAGCGTCAGCTTCCGCAGCGCCGCGACGAGGAGGTCGAAGCCCGAAAACGCGAACAGGAGAAGGAACGCGCACGTCGCGATAGGCTATACCACATGAACCGCTCAAACCCTAATGCGCCGCGCCGTGAAGCCGCTGTTTTCAAATCCTCTGTGGATATCCAACCGGAATGGAACATGCACGACCAGATCCCCTTCTCCACGTTCTCTAAACTGTCCTTCACCGTTCCCGAGCCTGAAGACCTTCTCCTCTGTGGTGCTCTCGAATACTACGATCGTACCTACGATCGCATCACACCCAAAAACGAACGCCGCCTGGAACGTTTCAAGAATCGGAACTTCTTCAAGGTCACCACTACTGACGACCCTGTTATACGCAGACTCGCGAACGAGGACAAAGCCACTGTTTTTGCCACCGACACCATTCTCTCCACTCTCATGTGTGCCCCAAGGTCTGTATATTCGTGGGATATTGTCGTTCAGCGCGTTGGGAACAAGCTTTTCTTTGATAAGCGTGATGGGTCGCAGCTTGATTTGCTTTCCGTTCACGAGACCTCTCAGGAGCCACTGCCTGAGGCTAAGGATGATATTAACTCTGCTCATTCGTTGAGCGTTGAGGCTGCCTATATTAACCAGAATTTCTCGCAGCAGGTTCTGATCAGGGATGGGAACAAGGTTATTTTTGATGAGGCTAATCCTTTTGCTAATGAGGGTGAGGAGGTTGCTTCTGTGGCTTATAGGTATAGGAGGTGGAAGCTTGATGATGATATGTATCTTGTTGCGAGGTGTGAGGTGCACAGTGTTGTTGATGTGAATAAGCAGCGGTCCTTCCTTACTTTGAATGCTTTAAATGAGTTTGATCCTAAGTATTCGGGTGTGGATTGGAGGCAGAAGTTGGAGACTCAGAGGGGTGCCGTGTTGGCCACTGAGCTTAAAAACAATGCGAATAAGTTGGCTAAGTGGACTGCTCAGGCTCTTTTGGCTAGCGCAGATATGATGAAGTTGGGGTATGTGTCTAGGATTCATCCCCGTGATCATTTTAATCATGTGATTTTGGCTGTGGTAGGGTACAAGCCCAGGGACTTTGCAGCACAGATCAATTTGAATACTGCTAATATGTGGGGTATTGTGAAGTCTATAGTTGATTTGTGCATGAAATTGAACGAGGGAAAATATGTCCTTGTGAAGGATCCGTCCAAGCCTCAAGTTAGGATTTATGAGGTTCCGGCTGATGCGTTTGAAAATGACTATGTGGAGGAGCCACTTCCGGAGGATGAGCAAGCTCAGCCTCCGGCGGAGGGTACTGAGGAGGCAGAAACTGGTACCACCAATGATGTGGAAGATAAGCAGATAGACGTTCAAGCTTGA
- the LOC106775593 gene encoding transcription factor bHLH162, which produces MENNPSPSRLDRKFIERNRRNQMKTLFRKLNSLVPHQTSKAVSLPDQLEEATNYIKKLQMNMEKMEKKKNKLLGIERANVSMNGRGERVGFKSPRIEIQQMGSTLEVVLITGLDSQFMFSETIRVLHEEGLDVVNASYNVIEDAVFHSIHCHQDEKFANGAARISERLKNFIYESSYCAF; this is translated from the exons ATGGAGAACAACCCTAGTCCATCTCGACTTGATAGAAAATTCATTGAGAGGAACAGAAGAAATCAAATGAAGACTCTCTTCCGCAAACTCAACTCACTTGTGCCTCATCAAACATCAaag GCGGTTTCACTGCCGGATCAGCTAGAAGAAGCAACAAACTACATAAAGAAATTACAGATGAATAtggagaaaatggagaagaagaagaacaagctACTAGGAATAGAAAGAGCAAATGTGAGCATGAATGGAAGAGGAGAGAGAGTAGGGTTTAAATCTCCACGGATTGAGATCCAACAGATGGGTTCAACCTTAGAGGTTGTTCTAATAACTGGGTTGGATTCTCAGTTCATGTTCAGTGAAACCATTCGTGTTCTTCATGAAGAAGGATTAGATGTTGTTAACGCCAGTTATAATGTTATCGAAGATGCAGTTTTCCATTCAATACACTGTCATCAG GACGAGAAATTTGCCAACGGAGCTGCCAGGATATCTGAGAGGCTAAAGAACTTCATCTACGAGTCTAGCTACTGtgctttttaa